One Mycolicibacterium pulveris genomic region harbors:
- the sucB gene encoding 2-oxoglutarate dehydrogenase, E2 component, dihydrolipoamide succinyltransferase, which produces MAISVQMPALGESVTEGTVTRWLKQEGDTVEQDEPLLEVSTDKVDTEIPSPASGVLKKIIAQEDDTVEVGGELAVIGDAGEDGDDGGGEAPAEQEKPAEQPAAQPEPAAEEQEEPAETPAPPAQSGDGGGGEATPVLMPELGESVTEGTVTRWLKKVGDTVEVDEPLLEVSTDKVDTEIPSPVAGTLLSITAEEDDTVEVGGELAKIGPAGAAPAAEPESEPEPEPEPEPEPKAEPKPEPKPEPKPEPKPEPKPEPKPEPKPEPKPEPKPQPTGDSAPYVTPLVRKLAAENDIDLSTVKGTGVGGRIRKQDVLAAAEPAPQPSAAPAAKPEPTPAPALAHLRGTTQKASRIRQLTAKKTRESLQATAQLTQTHEVDMTKIVALRARAKASFAEREGVNLTYLPFIAVAVVDALKAHPNVNASYNEETKEITYYDAEHLGIAVDTEQGLLSPVIKNAGDLSLAGLARAIADIAARARSADLKPDELSGGTFTITNIGSQGALFDTPILVPPQAAMLGTGAIVKRPRVIVDELGNESIGIRSVCYLPLTYDHRLIDGADAGRFLTTIKRRLEEGAFEADLGL; this is translated from the coding sequence ATGGCCATCTCCGTTCAGATGCCCGCACTCGGTGAAAGCGTCACCGAAGGCACTGTCACCCGTTGGCTCAAGCAAGAGGGCGACACGGTTGAACAGGATGAGCCGCTGCTGGAGGTGTCCACCGACAAGGTCGACACCGAGATTCCTTCCCCCGCTTCCGGTGTGCTGAAGAAGATCATCGCCCAGGAGGACGACACGGTCGAGGTGGGTGGGGAGTTGGCCGTCATCGGTGACGCCGGCGAGGACGGCGACGACGGCGGCGGTGAAGCGCCCGCCGAGCAGGAGAAGCCCGCCGAACAGCCGGCGGCGCAGCCCGAACCGGCCGCCGAAGAGCAGGAGGAGCCGGCCGAGACCCCGGCTCCACCGGCGCAGAGCGGCGATGGCGGCGGCGGCGAAGCAACGCCGGTGTTGATGCCCGAACTCGGCGAGTCGGTGACCGAGGGCACTGTGACGCGGTGGTTGAAGAAAGTCGGCGACACCGTCGAGGTCGACGAGCCACTGCTCGAGGTCTCCACCGACAAGGTCGACACCGAGATTCCCTCCCCGGTGGCAGGCACGCTGCTGTCGATCACCGCCGAAGAGGACGACACCGTAGAGGTCGGCGGCGAGCTGGCCAAGATCGGCCCGGCCGGTGCGGCTCCCGCCGCCGAGCCGGAATCCGAACCCGAACCCGAACCCGAACCCGAGCCGGAGCCGAAGGCAGAGCCCAAACCCGAGCCCAAACCCGAGCCCAAACCCGAGCCCAAACCCGAGCCCAAACCCGAGCCCAAACCCGAGCCCAAGCCCGAGCCCAAGCCGGAACCAAAGCCGCAACCCACCGGCGATTCCGCACCGTACGTCACGCCCCTGGTGCGGAAACTGGCCGCCGAGAACGACATTGACCTCTCCACGGTGAAGGGCACCGGTGTCGGCGGACGAATCCGCAAGCAGGACGTGCTCGCGGCGGCCGAGCCGGCCCCGCAGCCGTCCGCGGCACCGGCGGCCAAGCCGGAGCCGACTCCGGCGCCGGCGTTGGCCCATCTGCGCGGCACCACGCAGAAGGCCAGCCGGATCCGTCAGCTCACCGCCAAGAAGACGCGCGAATCCCTGCAGGCGACAGCGCAGTTGACGCAGACCCACGAGGTCGACATGACGAAGATCGTGGCGCTGCGGGCCCGTGCGAAGGCCAGTTTCGCCGAACGCGAAGGCGTCAACCTGACGTACCTGCCGTTCATCGCGGTCGCGGTGGTCGACGCGCTCAAGGCGCACCCGAACGTCAACGCCAGCTACAACGAGGAAACCAAGGAGATCACCTACTACGACGCCGAGCACCTCGGGATCGCGGTCGACACCGAACAAGGGTTGCTGTCACCGGTGATCAAGAACGCCGGCGACCTGTCGCTGGCGGGGCTGGCCCGCGCGATAGCCGACATCGCCGCGCGCGCCAGGTCGGCCGACCTCAAACCCGATGAGTTGTCCGGTGGCACGTTCACCATCACCAACATCGGTAGCCAGGGCGCGTTGTTCGACACCCCGATCCTGGTGCCGCCGCAGGCGGCGATGCTGGGCACCGGCGCGATCGTCAAACGGCCCCGGGTGATCGTCGACGAGCTCGGCAACGAGTCGATCGGCATCCGGTCGGTGTGCTATTTGCCGCTGACCTACGACCACCGGTTGATCGACGGCGCCGACGCCGGCCGGTTCCTGACCACCATCAAGCGCCGGCTCGAAGAGGGTGCCTTCGAGGCGGACCTGGGCCTGTAG
- a CDS encoding TIGR01777 family oxidoreductase yields MSEAVIAVAGSSGLIGTALVYALRATDRRVLRIVRRAPSNADEVFWNPDTGEFDAGALAGVHAVVNLCGVSLGAKRWSGAFKQSLRDSRIGPTEVLAAAVAAAGVPTLINASAVGYYGDTGSRITDESAPPGSGFLAQLCRDWEAATLPAAQSGARVVLARSGLVLAPSGGILSRLKPLFSLGLGARLGNGRQYMPWISIEDEVRALMFAIDNRQLSGPVNVTGPAPVTNAEFTAALGRALGRPTPLAVPGFAVRALLGEFADEGLLCGQRAIPAALENAGFQFGHNTIGEALAFATAPTDT; encoded by the coding sequence GTGTCCGAAGCCGTCATCGCAGTCGCGGGATCGTCCGGCCTGATCGGCACGGCGCTGGTGTACGCGCTGCGCGCCACCGATCGCCGGGTGCTGCGCATCGTGCGCCGCGCCCCGTCGAACGCCGACGAGGTGTTCTGGAATCCCGACACCGGCGAGTTCGATGCCGGCGCCCTGGCGGGCGTGCACGCCGTGGTGAACCTCTGCGGTGTCAGCCTCGGCGCCAAGCGCTGGTCAGGGGCGTTCAAGCAGAGCCTGCGGGACAGTCGCATCGGCCCGACCGAGGTGCTGGCCGCCGCGGTCGCCGCGGCCGGGGTGCCGACGCTGATCAACGCCAGCGCGGTCGGCTACTACGGCGACACCGGCAGCCGCATCACCGACGAATCCGCCCCGCCCGGCAGCGGGTTCCTCGCACAGCTGTGCCGAGACTGGGAGGCCGCGACCCTGCCTGCCGCGCAGTCCGGGGCGCGGGTGGTACTGGCCCGCTCGGGGCTGGTGCTCGCGCCGTCCGGCGGGATCCTCAGCCGGTTGAAGCCGTTGTTCTCGCTGGGCCTGGGCGCCCGACTGGGCAACGGCCGCCAGTACATGCCGTGGATCAGCATCGAGGACGAGGTCCGCGCGCTGATGTTCGCGATCGACAACCGCCAACTGTCCGGCCCGGTCAACGTGACCGGGCCCGCGCCCGTCACCAACGCCGAGTTCACCGCGGCGCTCGGCAGGGCGCTGGGCCGGCCGACCCCCCTGGCGGTGCCCGGCTTCGCCGTGCGCGCCCTGCTCGGCGAGTTCGCCGACGAGGGGCTGCTGTGCGGCCAGCGCGCCATCCCCGCCGCGCTGGAGAACGCGGGTTTTCAGTTTGGCCACAACACCATCGGCGAGGCGCTGGCGTTCGCCACCGCCCCCACGGACACGTAG